The stretch of DNA TCCATAAGTTGTAAAACTGGTTGCAACACCATAATCAACCCATGCCCTTAAAGTATGCAAAGGAACGCTACCTTCGTGGGTTTGCTCAGCACGGGCAATTTCAGACCCGTTTAATCTGCCGGCAACACGAATACGGATACCTTTGGCTCCTGCCCGCAGTGCACTTTCGACGGCTCGTTTCATAGCACGGCGGAAAGAGGCTCGTTTTTCTATTTGAAGGGCGATATTTTCTGCTACTAATTGTGCATTTAGTTCCGGTAATTTTACTTCGATAATCTGCAAATTAACGATTTTCCCGGGACATAGAATTTCTACTTCAGTCTTTATTTTTTCTAATTCGATACCTTTTTGACCAATGACAAGACCCGGTCTTGCGGTATAAACATAAATTTTTATTCTTTTTCCGGCTCGTTCTACATCAATACGGGCTATACCTGCGGCGAACAATCGCTTTTTCAGATATTCACGGATTTTCAGGTCTTCATGAAATAAGGATGTATATTCTTTTTCGTTATACCAGATAGAAGACCATTTTTCAATAACTCCTAAACGGAAGCCAAATGGATGAACTTTCTGTCCCACGCGTATCTCCTTTTATTTTTTCTTTGCGGGTGTTGGTTTTCTTTCTTCGCCTGCGATGACAATATGTATATGTGAATGACGATGACGAATACG from Candidatus Hydrogenedens sp. encodes:
- the rpsC gene encoding 30S ribosomal protein S3 yields the protein MGQKVHPFGFRLGVIEKWSSIWYNEKEYTSLFHEDLKIREYLKKRLFAAGIARIDVERAGKRIKIYVYTARPGLVIGQKGIELEKIKTEVEILCPGKIVNLQIIEVKLPELNAQLVAENIALQIEKRASFRRAMKRAVESALRAGAKGIRIRVAGRLNGSEIARAEQTHEGSVPLHTLRAWVDYGVATSFTTYGTIGVKVWIYLGDIEHKKFVSGVAGVETVRMTPSRGERSGRPARKAPQNKQTNG